DNA from Eucalyptus grandis isolate ANBG69807.140 chromosome 5, ASM1654582v1, whole genome shotgun sequence:
GCCGTCGGCGATTGACTACGACGTCTTCTTGAGTTTCAGGGGACCGGACACTCGCCAAGCCTTCACGGATTGTCTTTATCACCAAATGCTACAAGCAAACATCCATGTTTTCCTCGATGAGAAAGAGCTCCACGTCGGTGAAGAAATAGCTGATGAGTTACCGGCGGCCATCCAAAAGTCGAAaatctacatacccatcttctctaaAGGTTATGCTTCGAGCGCGTGGTGCCTTCGCGAGCTCGCGCACATGGTGGAGTGCAAGAAATCCAAACCATCCGAGAAGGAGATTATGCCGATTTTCTACGACGTTAAGCCTCGCGATGTTAAGCTTAAGTCTCAACGGTACGTCAGCGCTTTGGAGGAGCATGAAGAGAAGTTCGGTCGCGAGACGAGGCAAAAGTGGGAGGATGCCCTCAAAAGTGTAGCCCAAATCAAAGGATGGGAGTTGAAAAAGCAAGGGTATGCACGGATCCTGAAGCACTCCATTAACTTTTGCTTTGGActttcattaattatatgcCCAAACTTGGATGAATTCTCGTTTAAGTTGTTTGAAAATGAATACCATgtttgttttcaaatttattttcgataACCGAATCAATT
Protein-coding regions in this window:
- the LOC104446952 gene encoding toll/interleukin-1 receptor-like protein; amino-acid sequence: MNMGNGSEAGTSGGEPSAIDYDVFLSFRGPDTRQAFTDCLYHQMLQANIHVFLDEKELHVGEEIADELPAAIQKSKIYIPIFSKGYASSAWCLRELAHMVECKKSKPSEKEIMPIFYDVKPRDVKLKSQRYVSALEEHEEKFGRETRQKWEDALKSVAQIKGWELKKQGHWKFIQSVLQEIVMKLKTKDKYVMSI